A single genomic interval of Rosistilla ulvae harbors:
- a CDS encoding glutamine amidotransferase gives MSSWTTQPIFDSLGLIGLVAILFVLTTLLVVPQSTQLTQRRRRTLIGLRLVAATVLILALLRPTHVVTLQQPAAATLAILLDGSRSMTLPAGGTKSRWQSQNEVWQRIAPMLDSSDPTLKTAVYEYSGDLSPLDPATGAVEAFLKSQPEGKQTDLAAALRDTITRAAGSPLAGIVLIGDGTQTADIDIGPQAVAQTLASLEVPLWTVPIGPSQDTSAARDVAIDGMPDQFSVFAKNLFQVTATLSAQGLDNRSIPLRLMLTNAQGETEEIAQREIVAQGGDDDQRIAIELPAPAPGNYRLDLIAEPQDGEILTDNNRQTAFLDVRDGGGRVLYLEGQPRPEQLFLRRSIAASADFELTFEWIERIGQGKNWPVDLGTAFDPDRYDIYILGDLDSQALGEKQLQSLRQRIDEGAGLLTLGGFHSFDAGGYGSSPLADVLPVKTSPDRRQAFGQPPDRKLQIEGSVPIQITRPHPINQLVSGGPQQAAWDRLRPLKGANRLLGPKPIPGVEVLLESPSEEPLLVIGDFGNGRCAAFAGDSTWQWWRQGQREAHQRFWRQVLLWLMRRELASPDQIVLQMGRRRFAADIEVQFQASIGGEADDSPERKLTVQVIDADDKAIDVPATRSDAEPGAATVWTGKLPELADGMYRLRAVDTTAGSKIEPKELAFQVASIDRELSRPVADIAQMQQLAQVTSEIGGRSIPPDQIESLRELIAQNRQRSVSPVVQQWRLGDEPISGWLTMLVFGGLLTSDWVLRKRWGMV, from the coding sequence ATGAGCAGTTGGACGACGCAGCCGATTTTTGATTCGCTCGGGCTGATCGGCCTGGTGGCGATCCTCTTTGTGCTCACGACACTTCTTGTCGTTCCGCAATCGACTCAGCTGACGCAACGTCGGCGACGCACCCTGATCGGGCTGCGACTGGTCGCTGCGACCGTCTTGATTTTGGCGCTACTGCGGCCGACGCACGTCGTCACGCTCCAACAACCCGCCGCCGCCACGCTCGCGATTTTGCTGGACGGTTCGCGCAGCATGACCCTTCCCGCCGGCGGCACTAAGTCGCGCTGGCAATCGCAGAACGAAGTCTGGCAGCGGATCGCGCCGATGCTCGACAGCAGCGACCCGACGCTAAAAACCGCCGTCTACGAATACTCCGGCGACCTTTCACCTCTCGATCCGGCGACCGGCGCGGTCGAGGCGTTTCTGAAATCGCAGCCCGAGGGAAAGCAGACCGATCTGGCGGCAGCCCTTCGCGACACGATCACCCGCGCCGCCGGCAGCCCGCTAGCTGGGATCGTCCTGATCGGCGACGGAACTCAAACGGCGGACATCGACATCGGCCCGCAAGCGGTGGCGCAAACGCTGGCCTCGCTGGAAGTGCCACTGTGGACCGTCCCCATCGGCCCCAGCCAAGACACGTCCGCCGCCCGCGACGTCGCGATCGACGGGATGCCCGACCAGTTCAGCGTCTTCGCCAAGAACCTGTTCCAAGTCACGGCCACGCTCTCCGCCCAGGGACTCGACAACCGCTCGATTCCGCTGCGGTTGATGCTAACCAACGCTCAAGGCGAGACAGAGGAGATCGCCCAGCGGGAGATCGTTGCTCAGGGGGGCGATGACGACCAGCGGATCGCGATCGAACTGCCCGCCCCCGCGCCGGGCAACTACCGGCTGGACCTGATCGCCGAACCGCAAGATGGCGAGATTCTGACCGACAACAATCGGCAAACCGCCTTCCTCGACGTCCGCGATGGCGGTGGCCGGGTCCTCTATCTGGAAGGGCAACCGCGGCCGGAACAGTTGTTCCTGCGACGCAGCATCGCCGCCTCGGCTGATTTCGAACTGACGTTCGAATGGATCGAGCGGATCGGGCAGGGGAAAAACTGGCCCGTCGACCTTGGGACTGCGTTTGATCCCGATCGCTACGACATCTACATCCTGGGCGATCTCGATTCCCAGGCGCTGGGCGAGAAGCAATTGCAATCGCTCCGCCAACGGATCGACGAGGGTGCGGGACTGTTGACTCTGGGCGGCTTCCACAGCTTCGACGCCGGCGGTTACGGCAGCTCTCCCCTGGCCGATGTCCTCCCCGTAAAAACCTCTCCCGATCGCCGCCAAGCGTTTGGCCAACCGCCCGACCGCAAACTGCAGATCGAAGGTTCGGTGCCGATCCAGATTACGCGTCCCCACCCAATTAATCAACTGGTCTCCGGCGGCCCACAACAGGCCGCCTGGGATCGTCTGCGCCCACTCAAGGGAGCCAACCGCTTGCTGGGCCCCAAGCCGATCCCCGGGGTCGAGGTGCTGCTGGAGTCACCCTCCGAGGAGCCTCTGTTGGTGATCGGCGATTTCGGCAACGGCCGCTGCGCCGCCTTTGCTGGCGACAGCACTTGGCAATGGTGGCGACAGGGGCAGCGCGAGGCGCACCAGCGGTTCTGGCGACAGGTCCTGCTGTGGCTGATGCGACGCGAACTCGCCTCCCCCGATCAGATCGTCTTGCAGATGGGTCGCCGTCGCTTCGCCGCCGACATCGAAGTGCAGTTCCAGGCGAGTATCGGTGGCGAGGCGGACGATTCGCCGGAGCGAAAACTGACGGTCCAAGTGATCGATGCCGACGACAAAGCGATCGACGTGCCAGCGACGCGAAGCGACGCGGAACCGGGGGCGGCAACCGTCTGGACGGGCAAGCTGCCCGAACTGGCCGACGGGATGTATCGCTTGCGAGCTGTGGACACGACCGCTGGCAGCAAGATCGAGCCCAAAGAACTCGCCTTTCAAGTCGCGTCGATCGACCGCGAACTCAGCCGCCCGGTGGCCGATATCGCTCAGATGCAGCAGCTCGCTCAGGTCACGTCGGAGATCGGTGGCCGATCGATCCCGCCCGACCAGATCGAATCGCTCCGCGAACTGATCGCCCAAAACCGCCAACGATCAGTCTCCCCCGTCGTCCAACAATGGCGACTGGGAGACGAGCCGATCAGCGGCTGGTTGACGATGCTGGTCTTCGGCGGCCTGCTGACCAGCGACTGGGTGCTTCGGAAGCGTTGGGGCATGGTCTGA
- the tuf gene encoding elongation factor Tu — MAKETFERTKPHVNVGTIGHIDHGKTTTTGAILAVQAAKGLAKAKGYSDIAKGGTVRDSTKTVTIAVAHVEYETAARHYAHIDCPGHADFVKNMITGAAQMDGAILVVSAADGPMPQTKEHVLLARQVGVPYIVVFLNKVDLVDDPELLELVELEVRELLSKYDFPGDDVPVVQGSALPAYNNPADPDASKCISDLMDALDKYVPEPSREEDRPFLMAIEDVFSIEGRGTVATGRIERGVINVGEEVEIVGFHEDSKKTICTGVEMFRKQMEKGIAGDNVGCLLRGVKREEIERGQVLAKPGSITPHTKFEAEVYCLSKDEGGRHTPFFSGYRPQFYFRTTDVTGTANLVGAEMCMPGDNVKVEVELHKPIAMDDGVRFAIREGGRTVGSGVVTKILA, encoded by the coding sequence ATGGCCAAGGAGACTTTTGAGCGCACAAAGCCTCACGTGAACGTGGGTACTATCGGACACATTGACCATGGCAAAACCACAACCACGGGTGCTATCCTTGCAGTTCAAGCTGCAAAGGGCTTGGCGAAAGCCAAAGGCTACTCGGATATCGCCAAGGGCGGTACCGTCCGTGACTCGACCAAAACGGTAACAATCGCCGTTGCTCACGTTGAGTACGAAACTGCGGCTCGTCACTACGCCCACATCGACTGCCCGGGCCACGCTGACTTTGTTAAGAACATGATCACCGGTGCCGCCCAGATGGACGGAGCGATCTTGGTCGTTTCGGCTGCTGACGGCCCGATGCCACAGACCAAAGAGCACGTTCTTTTGGCTCGTCAGGTTGGCGTTCCTTACATCGTGGTCTTCCTGAACAAGGTCGATCTGGTCGACGATCCAGAACTGCTGGAATTGGTCGAGCTGGAAGTTCGCGAATTGCTCAGCAAGTACGACTTCCCTGGCGACGACGTACCAGTTGTCCAAGGTAGCGCTCTGCCTGCATACAACAACCCAGCAGATCCCGATGCCTCGAAGTGCATCAGCGACCTGATGGATGCGTTGGACAAATACGTTCCAGAACCATCGCGTGAAGAAGATCGCCCATTCTTGATGGCGATCGAGGACGTCTTCTCGATCGAAGGTCGTGGTACTGTTGCTACCGGTCGTATCGAACGCGGTGTGATCAACGTTGGCGAAGAAGTCGAAATCGTTGGCTTCCACGAAGACAGCAAGAAGACGATTTGCACCGGTGTGGAAATGTTCCGCAAGCAAATGGAGAAGGGTATCGCTGGCGATAACGTCGGTTGCCTGTTGCGTGGCGTGAAGCGTGAAGAAATCGAGCGTGGCCAAGTTTTGGCTAAGCCCGGCAGTATCACTCCGCACACCAAGTTCGAAGCTGAAGTTTATTGCTTGAGCAAAGATGAAGGTGGACGCCACACTCCATTCTTCAGCGGATACCGCCCTCAGTTCTACTTCCGCACCACCGACGTTACCGGAACTGCAAACCTGGTTGGCGCTGAAATGTGCATGCCTGGCGATAACGTTAAGGTCGAAGTTGAATTGCACAAGCCAATCGCGATGGACGACGGAGTTCGTTTCGCGATTCGCGAAGGTGGACGTACCGTTGGTTCGGGCGTTGTCACCAAGATTCTTGCCTAA
- a CDS encoding AAA family ATPase, whose translation MAVDSKWLPISRAEILPKVLEGLQQRFIYSDEIGDVLSAALYEPCNLLLWGPGGHGKSDMVLAALRAIGLTDDEIFIQSFGEGMSEDRLWGGPDMASLDTCVRYDTSRSFLAPQYKVVIFEELFDAPAQALLPLKDVLTRRVFMNGPDRVPMHAKVVIACTNKDPRDFVEGNDAVQALMERFLLQKEVRWPQYEEKNYRELFAKVHPNASAAGYEFQRLLSCVIAGLNEEAFTMSPRMALQSLEVVANCARIRGDNLITADAFQSIRFVQGMQSYTADLSRKIEKQLPSGAIKLKLEASDLRDASEDPLRTSRAEIPTVISKSLKSRYIHCDEIIQVLTHAFYQPCNVLLWGPGGHGKSDMVMTALRKLGYGEEEIFLQSFGEGMSEDRLWGGPDISKLDECLEYDTDRSFLPYEMVVLEEILDASSQALLPLKDVLTRRTFMNGSRPVPMKSKVIIACTNKDPREFAKDSDAIKALLERFPLQLEVRWPTYVQSDYEALFAKSQPDASSDKRKLQRIYAHVIASLNDEREAGFKVSPRIALGGLRLAVNSVGRHGRKRMIVEDILTIRNVQGMESYKRDVESLIRSALLEGGIEVLLSDIDERAIKLRGEMDAINAKFDAARTFEGEARSEMNDLAIEAMIELISSVDRLRMELVQIVVTDPKLIQWKKLSEKNVEELADEIEAGT comes from the coding sequence GTGGCTGTCGATTCAAAATGGTTACCGATTTCGCGAGCGGAGATCCTGCCCAAGGTGCTCGAAGGCCTGCAGCAGCGGTTCATCTACAGCGACGAAATCGGTGACGTCCTCTCGGCGGCACTCTACGAACCTTGCAATCTGCTGCTGTGGGGCCCCGGCGGGCACGGCAAGTCGGACATGGTCCTGGCCGCGCTTCGCGCGATCGGGCTGACCGACGACGAGATCTTCATCCAATCGTTCGGGGAAGGGATGAGCGAAGATCGGCTGTGGGGCGGCCCCGACATGGCGTCGCTGGACACGTGCGTGCGGTACGACACCTCGCGATCGTTCCTCGCACCTCAATACAAAGTCGTGATCTTCGAGGAATTGTTCGACGCCCCGGCGCAGGCGCTACTGCCGCTGAAGGATGTGCTCACGCGGCGGGTCTTTATGAATGGGCCCGATCGTGTCCCGATGCACGCCAAAGTCGTGATCGCTTGCACCAACAAAGATCCCCGCGATTTTGTCGAGGGAAACGACGCGGTCCAAGCTTTGATGGAACGCTTCTTGTTACAGAAGGAGGTCCGCTGGCCGCAGTACGAAGAGAAGAACTATCGCGAACTGTTCGCCAAGGTCCACCCAAACGCATCGGCCGCCGGGTATGAATTCCAGCGTTTGCTCAGCTGCGTGATCGCCGGGCTGAACGAAGAGGCGTTTACGATGTCGCCCCGGATGGCGCTGCAATCGCTGGAAGTCGTCGCCAATTGCGCGCGGATTCGAGGGGACAATCTGATCACCGCCGACGCGTTCCAGAGCATTCGTTTTGTCCAAGGGATGCAGTCGTATACGGCGGACCTGAGTCGCAAGATCGAGAAGCAGTTGCCGAGCGGGGCGATCAAATTGAAGCTGGAAGCGAGCGACCTCCGCGACGCGAGCGAAGATCCGCTGCGGACGTCGCGGGCCGAGATCCCGACCGTGATCTCCAAAAGTCTCAAGTCGCGTTACATCCACTGCGACGAGATCATCCAAGTCCTCACCCACGCCTTCTACCAACCGTGCAACGTCTTGTTGTGGGGGCCCGGCGGGCACGGCAAGTCGGACATGGTGATGACCGCGCTGCGGAAGCTGGGGTATGGCGAAGAGGAGATCTTCCTGCAGTCGTTTGGCGAAGGGATGAGCGAGGATCGGCTGTGGGGCGGCCCCGATATCTCCAAACTGGACGAGTGCCTTGAATACGATACGGATCGATCTTTCCTGCCGTATGAAATGGTGGTGTTGGAGGAGATCCTCGACGCTTCGTCGCAGGCGCTGCTACCGCTGAAAGACGTCCTGACGCGGCGGACATTCATGAACGGCAGCCGCCCGGTGCCGATGAAAAGCAAGGTGATCATCGCCTGCACCAACAAGGATCCCCGCGAATTCGCCAAAGACAGCGACGCGATCAAAGCGTTGCTCGAACGATTCCCCTTGCAACTGGAGGTCCGTTGGCCAACGTACGTGCAATCGGACTACGAAGCGCTGTTCGCCAAATCGCAGCCCGACGCAAGCAGCGACAAACGGAAGCTGCAGCGGATCTATGCGCATGTGATCGCCAGCCTGAACGACGAACGCGAGGCCGGATTTAAGGTATCGCCACGGATCGCGTTGGGCGGTTTGCGACTGGCCGTTAACAGCGTCGGGCGGCATGGGCGGAAGCGGATGATCGTCGAGGACATCCTGACGATCCGCAACGTGCAGGGGATGGAATCGTACAAGCGGGACGTGGAATCGCTGATCCGGTCGGCTCTACTGGAAGGGGGGATCGAGGTCTTGTTGAGCGATATCGACGAGCGGGCGATCAAATTGCGCGGGGAGATGGATGCGATCAACGCAAAATTTGACGCCGCTAGAACATTTGAAGGCGAAGCTCGCAGCGAGATGAACGACCTGGCGATCGAAGCGATGATCGAATTGATCAGCAGCGTCGACCGGCTGCGGATGGAGCTGGTTCAGATCGTCGTCACCGACCCCAAATTGATCCAATGGAAAAAGTTGTCGGAAAAAAATGTCGAGGAATTGGCCGACGAGATCGAAGCGGGGACGTAA
- the secE gene encoding preprotein translocase subunit SecE has product MSTEVAGNSTAPLLPELFKGQVYKRNQGRLVRQMTCLAFWVIVALGCKSLYDSLTGFFNEESAMLELAIPGVACLLGFWIAFRLVNWPRFADFLIAVEAEMNKVSWPSKAELVRASIVVIFTIFFLAMSLFTFDIIWRAIFEFIGVAA; this is encoded by the coding sequence ATGTCCACGGAAGTAGCCGGAAATTCAACCGCCCCGTTGTTGCCTGAACTGTTCAAAGGCCAGGTTTATAAACGCAATCAGGGCCGATTAGTCCGGCAGATGACCTGCCTGGCGTTCTGGGTAATCGTCGCCCTAGGCTGCAAAAGCCTCTACGATTCCCTGACTGGATTCTTCAACGAAGAGTCTGCGATGCTTGAACTTGCGATTCCAGGAGTCGCTTGCTTGCTTGGATTCTGGATCGCATTCCGCCTGGTCAACTGGCCCCGGTTTGCCGACTTCCTGATCGCTGTCGAAGCGGAAATGAATAAGGTTTCCTGGCCTAGCAAGGCGGAACTGGTTCGCGCGTCGATCGTCGTGATCTTCACGATTTTTTTCCTGGCGATGTCGCTGTTTACCTTCGACATCATCTGGCGGGCAATTTTCGAATTTATCGGCGTTGCCGCTTAA
- a CDS encoding carbonic anhydrase, with amino-acid sequence MQKLIKGIHQFQRESFVPLQGLFEQLAKGQSPDTLFITCSDSRIDPTLLTRTPPGDLFILRNAGNIVPPHGAGGGEAATIEFAVAGLGVKDIIICGHSHCGAMKGILDPDQLVEMPAVAAWLSNADSTRRIMKENYSDLEGDRLLSATVEENVLVQLENLRTLPSVAARLAKGDLHLHGWVYKIETGQVFAYDVESSQFLKLTDCDPPVEPAVQHRKTNLI; translated from the coding sequence GTGCAGAAGTTAATCAAAGGAATCCATCAATTTCAACGCGAGAGCTTCGTGCCGTTGCAGGGGTTGTTTGAACAGCTGGCAAAGGGGCAGTCCCCCGATACCCTGTTCATCACCTGTTCCGATTCGCGGATCGATCCGACGCTGTTGACGCGGACTCCGCCGGGCGATCTGTTCATCCTGCGAAACGCGGGGAATATCGTTCCGCCGCACGGTGCCGGTGGGGGCGAAGCGGCGACGATCGAGTTTGCGGTCGCCGGGCTCGGTGTGAAAGACATCATCATCTGTGGCCATTCCCATTGCGGTGCGATGAAGGGCATACTCGACCCGGATCAGCTAGTCGAAATGCCTGCCGTTGCCGCTTGGTTGTCGAACGCTGACTCAACGCGGCGGATCATGAAAGAGAACTACAGCGACCTGGAAGGCGACCGGTTGCTGAGCGCGACCGTCGAGGAGAACGTTCTCGTCCAGCTGGAAAACCTTCGCACTCTTCCCTCGGTCGCCGCGCGGCTTGCCAAGGGAGACCTTCACCTGCATGGTTGGGTCTACAAAATCGAGACGGGGCAGGTTTTTGCCTACGATGTGGAGTCATCGCAGTTCCTGAAGCTGACCGATTGCGACCCGCCAGTCGAACCCGCGGTGCAGCATCGCAAAACCAACCTGATCTAA
- a CDS encoding DoxX family protein, translating to MVSEKIPSAAPSRLATLCIPLRLATGWGPYPKKLSLLAALMLILLRLSIGWQFYSEGTDKIQNGFDSSRFLSAARGPFAEHFHAVVWDRDGGLRLDDEATERRWQWYRNTAGSHFGFDDAQQKQADQVLKRTLNQYQFVLDNNVDELAEIDFGRQRLADLAARPERNDVTSLVGQKETIEREWRQKLDPILNEVDNAWGNLERDMNAVASDDQLRRHGHLELPPLRNQRIDTTVMDKFVPWFDCTIGVLLILGLFTPVAALAAAGFLFSVFLSQFPPATGPTSTYYQLIESMACLVIASTGAGRFAGLDSIIHAAFNRGGSHEQG from the coding sequence ATGGTGTCCGAGAAAATCCCATCCGCCGCCCCTTCGCGACTCGCTACCCTCTGCATTCCGTTGCGGCTGGCCACAGGTTGGGGGCCCTATCCCAAGAAACTGAGCCTGCTGGCAGCGTTGATGCTGATCCTGCTGCGACTCTCCATCGGCTGGCAGTTCTACAGCGAAGGGACTGACAAGATCCAAAACGGCTTCGATTCGAGCCGCTTTCTGAGCGCCGCCCGTGGCCCGTTTGCCGAACACTTCCACGCTGTCGTCTGGGACCGCGACGGCGGCCTGCGATTGGACGACGAAGCAACCGAGCGACGTTGGCAATGGTATCGCAACACCGCCGGTTCGCACTTCGGCTTCGACGATGCTCAGCAAAAGCAAGCTGATCAAGTGCTCAAGCGAACCCTGAACCAATATCAATTTGTCCTCGACAACAACGTCGACGAACTGGCCGAAATCGACTTCGGTCGGCAACGCTTGGCCGATCTGGCGGCGCGTCCGGAGCGGAACGACGTGACGAGTCTGGTCGGACAAAAAGAAACAATCGAGCGAGAATGGCGACAAAAACTGGACCCGATCTTGAACGAGGTGGATAATGCATGGGGGAACCTGGAACGCGACATGAACGCCGTTGCCAGCGACGACCAACTGCGCCGTCACGGTCACCTGGAACTGCCGCCACTTCGCAACCAACGAATCGACACCACCGTGATGGACAAGTTTGTTCCATGGTTCGATTGCACGATCGGCGTTTTGCTGATCTTGGGGCTGTTTACTCCAGTGGCTGCACTTGCCGCCGCGGGGTTCCTGTTTTCGGTTTTCCTGAGCCAGTTCCCACCGGCGACGGGACCTACATCCACGTATTATCAATTGATTGAATCGATGGCCTGCCTGGTCATCGCTTCGACCGGAGCCGGACGATTTGCCGGCCTCGATTCCATCATCCATGCTGCCTTCAACCGAGGCGGCTCCCACGAACAAGGGTGA
- a CDS encoding Gfo/Idh/MocA family protein, producing MVDKLSDEARQIGSANYYEAVGVTRRDFLQGVVAAGAVSGAGLGAMYFGYDKVTDPVRIGVIGTGDEGSVLIGGCNPDYVTVKAICDIRPYNIHRAFHGDVSSPAAQAARPGLIKQYGYKSEAEARKEVQVYDSSNGGIQAILDDPDIEAIIIALPLFLHAPVAIQAMMRGKHVLTEKLMAHSVAQCKAMARGAQEMTTKGGDPLHLATGHQRHYSVKYDNAINLMRWGMLGQIHHIRAQWHRGNVPGADSWKMPLPGGEAINGTSKRYDKIADQLGSMKRKLDAETDPATAELWAKKIAQWEAWDADKGVDASGHGYEDGSIGDRVRPALEELCRWRLFDRTGGGLMAELGSHQLDAATIFLSSLRNDGKKAHPLSVSAVGGRHIFPHDRDVDDHVYCMFEFPGPEYDPKFGIKYYDRVENYPNPKGEIEGYNTDPAKKVVVTYSTINGNGFGGYGETVMGTKGTLVLEKEKDVYLYKDSNTSAKVGVKKDGDMAAMDTQASGSMAAPVAQAADSGPVSRGYNEEIEHWAYCIRNPSPENRPRCYPEVAMGDAVIALSTNVAIKNANQGKGGYLQFDPEWFERDSDKTPDGSDVAAEMKALKDWKPV from the coding sequence ATGGTCGATAAACTATCCGACGAAGCACGCCAAATCGGTAGTGCCAACTATTACGAAGCCGTTGGCGTCACGCGACGCGATTTCCTGCAGGGCGTTGTCGCTGCGGGAGCTGTCAGCGGTGCTGGCCTCGGCGCGATGTACTTCGGTTACGACAAGGTCACCGACCCGGTCCGCATCGGCGTGATCGGAACCGGCGATGAAGGAAGCGTTCTGATCGGCGGCTGCAACCCCGACTACGTGACCGTCAAAGCGATCTGCGACATCCGCCCCTACAACATCCACCGGGCGTTCCACGGCGATGTCAGCAGCCCCGCCGCGCAAGCCGCTCGGCCAGGCCTGATCAAGCAATACGGCTACAAGAGCGAAGCCGAAGCACGCAAGGAAGTCCAGGTTTACGACAGCAGCAACGGTGGCATCCAGGCGATCCTGGACGATCCCGATATCGAAGCGATCATCATCGCGTTGCCGTTGTTCCTGCACGCTCCAGTCGCCATCCAAGCGATGATGCGTGGCAAGCACGTGCTGACCGAAAAACTGATGGCACACAGCGTCGCGCAGTGCAAAGCGATGGCTCGCGGTGCTCAAGAAATGACCACCAAGGGAGGCGATCCGCTTCACCTGGCGACCGGTCACCAACGTCACTACAGCGTCAAATACGACAACGCGATCAACCTGATGCGTTGGGGTATGTTGGGCCAGATCCACCACATCCGCGCTCAATGGCACCGTGGCAACGTCCCGGGTGCCGACAGTTGGAAGATGCCGCTGCCAGGTGGCGAAGCGATCAACGGAACCAGCAAGCGATACGACAAGATCGCCGACCAGTTGGGCAGCATGAAGCGTAAGCTGGACGCCGAGACCGATCCCGCAACCGCGGAACTGTGGGCCAAGAAGATCGCCCAGTGGGAAGCGTGGGATGCCGACAAGGGTGTCGACGCATCGGGACACGGATACGAAGACGGTTCGATCGGCGATCGCGTTCGCCCCGCTCTGGAAGAACTTTGCCGCTGGCGTTTGTTCGACCGCACCGGTGGCGGACTGATGGCCGAACTGGGCAGCCACCAATTGGACGCTGCCACGATCTTCCTCAGCTCGCTGCGGAACGATGGCAAGAAGGCGCATCCGTTGAGCGTTTCCGCTGTCGGTGGTCGTCACATCTTCCCACACGATCGCGACGTCGACGATCACGTCTACTGCATGTTCGAATTCCCTGGTCCAGAATACGACCCGAAGTTCGGCATCAAGTACTACGATCGCGTCGAAAACTACCCGAACCCGAAGGGCGAGATCGAAGGCTACAACACCGATCCTGCCAAAAAGGTTGTCGTTACCTATTCGACGATCAACGGCAACGGTTTCGGCGGTTACGGCGAAACCGTGATGGGTACCAAGGGAACGTTGGTTCTCGAGAAAGAGAAAGACGTTTACCTGTACAAGGACAGTAACACGTCAGCCAAAGTGGGCGTCAAGAAAGATGGCGACATGGCGGCGATGGACACTCAAGCCAGCGGAAGCATGGCCGCACCGGTGGCTCAAGCTGCCGACAGCGGTCCCGTCAGCCGTGGTTACAACGAAGAGATCGAGCACTGGGCGTATTGCATCCGCAATCCGTCGCCAGAGAATCGTCCGCGTTGCTACCCCGAGGTGGCGATGGGCGATGCTGTGATCGCGTTGTCGACCAACGTTGCGATCAAGAACGCTAACCAAGGCAAGGGTGGTTACCTGCAGTTCGACCCCGAGTGGTTCGAGCGCGACAGCGACAAGACCCCCGATGGCAGCGATGTGGCTGCGGAAATGAAGGCCTTGAAGGACTGGAAGCCCGTCTAG